From one Cupriavidus sp. P-10 genomic stretch:
- a CDS encoding alpha/beta hydrolase yields the protein MKTVKIKHQTWDIAADIHFPPGFDESRQYPAIISAHPIGSCKEQTAGNVYGAALAREGFVVIAFDASYQGASGGEPRFIEDPTRRVEDFRVVVDYLVTLPYVDAGRIGVLGICGGGGYAINVAMTERRIKAVTSITGVNFGRLMREGFSGYDPIAALEAMATQRTAEVRGAQPRVDNFLPASVEAGKQHGITDIDVLEATEYYKTPRGQQPHGATSARYSRNAAAVGWDAFHLAEVLLTQPLLVVVGDKVGGFGAYRDGCEIIGRAASKQKELAVVAGWSHYDLYDKPEPVRQALARVVPFFKENL from the coding sequence ATGAAGACCGTCAAGATCAAGCATCAAACCTGGGACATCGCCGCCGATATCCATTTCCCGCCCGGATTCGACGAAAGCAGGCAATACCCGGCCATCATCAGCGCGCACCCGATCGGCAGCTGCAAGGAGCAGACCGCGGGCAACGTCTACGGCGCCGCGCTGGCGCGCGAAGGCTTTGTCGTGATCGCCTTCGATGCAAGCTACCAGGGCGCCAGCGGCGGCGAGCCGCGCTTCATCGAAGACCCGACGCGCCGCGTCGAAGACTTCCGCGTGGTGGTTGATTACCTGGTCACGCTGCCCTACGTCGATGCAGGTCGCATCGGTGTGCTCGGCATCTGCGGTGGCGGCGGCTACGCCATCAACGTCGCCATGACCGAGCGCCGCATCAAGGCCGTGACGTCGATCACCGGCGTCAATTTTGGCCGCCTGATGCGCGAGGGATTCAGCGGCTACGACCCCATCGCGGCACTGGAAGCCATGGCCACGCAGCGCACCGCCGAAGTCCGCGGCGCCCAGCCGCGCGTCGACAACTTTCTGCCGGCCTCGGTCGAAGCAGGCAAGCAGCATGGCATCACCGACATCGACGTGCTGGAAGCGACCGAGTACTACAAGACCCCGCGCGGCCAGCAGCCGCATGGCGCCACCAGTGCGCGCTATTCGCGCAATGCGGCGGCGGTCGGCTGGGACGCGTTCCACCTTGCCGAAGTGCTGCTCACCCAGCCGTTGCTGGTGGTGGTCGGCGACAAGGTCGGCGGCTTCGGCGCGTACCGGGATGGCTGCGAAATCATCGGCCGTGCCGCATCGAAACAGAAGGAACTGGCAGTCGTGGCCGGCTGGTCGCACTACGACCTCTACGACAAGCCCGAGCCGGTGCGCCAGGCGCTGGCCAGGGTGGTGCCCTTCTTCAAGGAAAACCTCTGA
- a CDS encoding alpha/beta hydrolase, whose product MEKIRFKNRNGADITMAAIIHFPTGFDSSRQYPAVVVTHPGGGVKEQTAGLYASKLAEQGFVSIAFDASYQGESTGEPRQLEDPHVRTQDISAVIDHLTTLPYVDRERIGAMGICAGAGYTANAAINDRRIKAVGTVSAVNIGSMFRNGWDNNVKSADAISLLEHGSQARTTEAGGAGTVTIPLAPLRKEDAPNQELEEAWEYYHTPRARHPTAPGFATARSLNQIITYDAYSMADVFLTQPLQIVAGSEAGSKWMSDGLFHRAASQDKHFHVVEGASHMSLYDVPKYVDEAISKLAPFFRSHL is encoded by the coding sequence ATGGAAAAGATCCGCTTCAAGAACCGCAACGGCGCCGACATCACCATGGCCGCCATCATCCACTTCCCCACCGGCTTTGACAGCAGCAGGCAATACCCCGCCGTGGTCGTCACGCACCCGGGCGGCGGCGTCAAGGAACAGACCGCCGGCCTCTATGCCAGCAAGCTGGCCGAGCAGGGCTTCGTCAGCATCGCCTTCGATGCCTCCTACCAGGGCGAAAGCACCGGCGAGCCGCGCCAGCTGGAAGACCCCCATGTGCGCACGCAGGACATCAGCGCGGTGATCGACCACCTGACCACGCTGCCGTACGTCGACCGCGAGCGGATCGGCGCGATGGGCATCTGCGCGGGCGCCGGCTATACCGCCAACGCGGCCATCAACGATCGCCGCATCAAGGCGGTCGGCACGGTCAGCGCGGTCAATATCGGCTCGATGTTCCGCAATGGCTGGGACAACAACGTCAAGTCAGCCGACGCCATCTCGCTGCTGGAGCACGGCTCGCAGGCCCGCACCACCGAGGCCGGCGGCGCCGGCACCGTCACCATTCCGCTGGCGCCGCTGCGCAAGGAAGATGCGCCCAACCAGGAACTGGAAGAAGCCTGGGAGTACTACCACACCCCGCGGGCCCGGCACCCGACCGCGCCGGGCTTCGCCACCGCGCGCAGCCTGAACCAGATCATCACCTACGATGCCTACAGCATGGCCGATGTCTTCCTGACGCAGCCGCTGCAGATCGTGGCCGGCAGCGAGGCAGGCAGCAAGTGGATGAGCGACGGCCTGTTCCACCGCGCGGCGAGCCAGGACAAGCATTTCCACGTGGTCGAGGGCGCCAGCCACATGTCCCTCTATGACGTGCCGAAGTACGTCGACGAAGCCATCTCGAAGCTCGCGCCGTTCTTCCGGTCGCATCTGTAA
- a CDS encoding aldehyde dehydrogenase family protein gives MATDTPTANLPDTGLSRARAWIDAGPKRLLIGGRWVEAASGKTFDVINPATEAVLCRVAEADSADVDAAVAAARQAFDKSPWVGLSPHARTRALLRIADQVERHADELAAIETLDNGMPLWFSTAVANNAADIFRYYAGWCSKVLGSTIPSDAQTFIYTLREPLGVCGQIIPWNVPILMASIKLANALCCGNTLVLKPAELACLSSLRLAELALEADLPPGVINVLPGFGTTAGAALALHPDVDKIAFTGSTAIGKQIVRDSTSNLKKVTLELGGKSPNVIFADADLDKAVQAAVKTFCGNSGQVCSAGTRLFVHESVHDEVAERVTRLAATYTVGDPLAPDTKLGPLISARQRDRVRSCIDAGQSDGAALRLGGKPWQGSGYFVEPTVFDGVRNGMRIAQEEIFGPVLSIIPFRDEDDAVFQGNDTTYGLSAAVWTRDVARAHKVVRALKAGRVWINTYGESDPVMPFGGYKQSGWGREFGQESIDAYTQVKAVMLRM, from the coding sequence ATGGCCACTGACACCCCTACCGCAAATCTCCCGGACACCGGCCTCTCCCGCGCCCGCGCGTGGATCGACGCCGGCCCCAAGCGCCTGCTGATCGGCGGCCGCTGGGTGGAGGCAGCTTCCGGCAAGACTTTCGACGTCATCAATCCCGCGACCGAGGCGGTGCTGTGCCGGGTGGCCGAGGCGGACAGCGCCGATGTCGACGCCGCCGTGGCCGCGGCGCGGCAGGCCTTCGACAAGTCCCCTTGGGTCGGCCTGTCGCCGCACGCGCGCACACGCGCGCTGCTGCGCATCGCCGACCAGGTCGAGCGCCATGCCGACGAACTGGCCGCGATCGAGACCCTCGACAACGGCATGCCCTTGTGGTTCAGCACCGCCGTGGCCAATAACGCCGCCGATATCTTCCGCTACTACGCGGGCTGGTGTTCCAAGGTGCTGGGCAGCACGATCCCTTCCGACGCCCAGACCTTCATCTATACGCTGCGCGAGCCGCTGGGCGTGTGCGGGCAGATCATCCCGTGGAACGTGCCGATCCTGATGGCGTCGATCAAGCTCGCCAACGCGCTGTGCTGCGGCAATACCCTGGTCCTCAAGCCCGCGGAACTGGCCTGCCTGTCGTCGCTGCGGCTGGCCGAACTGGCACTGGAAGCCGACCTGCCGCCGGGCGTCATCAACGTGCTGCCGGGTTTCGGCACCACCGCCGGCGCTGCGCTGGCGCTGCACCCGGACGTGGACAAGATTGCCTTCACCGGCTCCACCGCGATCGGCAAGCAGATCGTGCGCGACTCGACCTCGAACCTGAAGAAGGTGACGCTGGAACTCGGCGGCAAGTCGCCCAACGTGATCTTCGCCGATGCCGACCTGGACAAGGCGGTGCAGGCCGCGGTCAAGACGTTCTGCGGCAATTCCGGCCAGGTCTGCTCCGCCGGCACCCGGCTTTTCGTCCACGAGAGCGTGCATGACGAAGTTGCCGAGCGCGTCACCCGGCTGGCCGCCACCTACACGGTCGGCGATCCGCTTGCGCCAGACACGAAGCTGGGGCCGCTGATCTCGGCCCGCCAGCGCGACCGGGTGCGCTCCTGCATCGATGCCGGCCAGTCCGACGGCGCGGCACTGCGCCTGGGCGGCAAGCCGTGGCAAGGCAGCGGCTACTTCGTCGAGCCGACGGTGTTCGACGGCGTGCGCAACGGCATGCGCATCGCGCAGGAAGAGATTTTCGGGCCGGTGCTGTCGATCATCCCGTTCCGCGACGAAGACGATGCCGTGTTCCAGGGCAACGACACCACCTACGGCTTGTCCGCCGCGGTCTGGACGCGCGACGTTGCCCGCGCCCACAAGGTCGTACGTGCACTGAAGGCCGGCCGCGTATGGATCAACACCTACGGCGAGTCCGATCCCGTCATGCCGTTCGGCGGCTACAAGCAGTCCGGCTGGGGCCGCGAGTTCGGCCAGGAATCGATCGACGCCTACACCCAGGTCAAGGCCGTGATGCTGCGGATGTAA
- a CDS encoding acyl-CoA dehydrogenase family protein, which yields MIEQTQSNNYQEIRDAVRALCAEFPDEYFRKVDEQRAYPEAFVNALTAAGWLAALIPQEYGGSGLGLTEASVIMEEINRSGGNSGACHGQMYNMGTLLRHGSKAQKDKYLPKIASGEWRLQSMGVTEPTTGTDTTKIKTSAVKKDGRYVVNGQKVWISRVQHSDFMILLARTTALADVKKKSEGMSIFMVDLHEAQKKGLTVRPIPNMVNHETNELFFEDLEIPEENLIGEEGKGFKYILDGLNAERTLIAAECIGDGYWFMDRVTKYVSEREVFGRPIGQNQGVQFPIAESFIELEAANLMRWKACELFDKHEPMGAQANMAKYLAAKASWEAGNACLQFHGGFGFACEYDVERKFRETRLYQVAPISTNLIYSYVAEHILGLPRSF from the coding sequence ATGATCGAACAGACCCAATCGAACAACTACCAAGAAATCCGCGACGCCGTGCGCGCGCTTTGCGCCGAATTCCCGGATGAGTACTTCCGCAAAGTCGACGAGCAGCGCGCCTACCCCGAGGCCTTCGTCAACGCACTGACCGCGGCCGGCTGGCTGGCGGCGCTGATCCCGCAGGAATACGGCGGCTCGGGCCTGGGCCTGACCGAAGCCTCGGTCATCATGGAAGAAATCAACCGCAGCGGCGGCAATTCCGGTGCCTGCCACGGCCAGATGTACAACATGGGCACGCTGCTGCGCCACGGCTCCAAGGCGCAGAAGGACAAATACCTGCCGAAGATCGCCTCCGGCGAATGGCGCCTGCAGTCGATGGGCGTGACCGAGCCCACCACCGGCACCGACACCACCAAGATCAAGACCTCGGCGGTCAAGAAGGACGGCCGCTATGTCGTCAACGGCCAGAAGGTGTGGATCAGCCGCGTACAGCACAGCGACTTCATGATCCTGCTGGCGCGCACCACCGCGCTGGCCGACGTGAAGAAGAAAAGCGAAGGCATGTCCATCTTCATGGTGGACCTGCACGAAGCGCAGAAGAAGGGCCTGACCGTGCGGCCGATCCCGAACATGGTCAACCATGAGACCAACGAGCTGTTCTTCGAAGACCTGGAAATCCCCGAGGAAAACCTGATCGGCGAGGAAGGCAAGGGCTTCAAGTACATCCTCGACGGCCTCAACGCCGAGCGCACGCTGATCGCCGCCGAGTGCATCGGGGACGGCTACTGGTTCATGGACCGCGTCACCAAGTACGTCAGCGAGCGCGAAGTCTTCGGCCGCCCGATCGGCCAGAACCAGGGCGTGCAGTTCCCCATCGCCGAGTCCTTCATCGAACTGGAAGCCGCCAACCTGATGCGCTGGAAGGCCTGCGAACTGTTCGACAAGCACGAGCCGATGGGCGCCCAGGCCAACATGGCCAAGTACCTGGCGGCCAAGGCCAGCTGGGAAGCCGGCAACGCCTGCCTGCAGTTCCACGGCGGCTTTGGCTTTGCCTGCGAATACGACGTCGAACGCAAGTTCCGCGAGACGCGCCTGTACCAGGTTGCGCCGATCTCGACCAACCTGATCTATTCGTACGTCGCGGAACACATCCTGGGCCTGCCGCGCTCGTTCTGA
- a CDS encoding MaoC family dehydratase produces the protein MAVSYQHLKQRPFAPVRQRYTERDTMLYALSLGLGNDPLDAAALPFVFEGAAGGLRTLPSQAVVLGYPGFWAREADTGIDWVKLLHGEQRMRLHRTLPASADIVGHNRITHLTDKGEGKGAIMVTERRLETADGELLATVQQVSFLRGDGGYSQRDGGQPSDDPLPALRPTPEDRAPDFTDIQAIRPEAALLYRLMGDFNPLHADPAVAKAAGFERPILHGLASYGLVAHALVRQCADHDPSRLRALDIRFTAPVFPGETLVTEIWRTPDHPNHFQVRARVAERDKVVLSHGWAEIA, from the coding sequence ATGGCAGTGAGCTACCAGCACCTCAAGCAGCGCCCGTTCGCCCCCGTACGCCAGCGCTATACCGAGCGCGACACCATGCTGTATGCGCTCAGCCTGGGGCTGGGCAACGATCCGCTGGACGCGGCCGCCCTGCCCTTCGTGTTCGAGGGCGCCGCCGGTGGGTTGCGCACGCTGCCGTCGCAGGCCGTGGTGCTGGGCTATCCCGGCTTCTGGGCGCGCGAGGCCGATACCGGCATCGACTGGGTCAAGCTGCTGCACGGCGAGCAACGCATGCGCCTGCACCGTACGCTGCCGGCCAGCGCCGACATCGTCGGCCATAACCGCATCACGCACCTGACCGACAAGGGTGAAGGCAAGGGCGCGATCATGGTGACCGAGCGCCGGCTCGAAACGGCAGACGGCGAACTGCTGGCGACGGTGCAGCAGGTCAGCTTCCTGCGCGGCGACGGCGGCTACAGCCAGCGCGACGGCGGCCAGCCCAGCGACGATCCGCTGCCCGCTCTGCGCCCCACCCCGGAGGACCGCGCGCCGGACTTCACCGACATCCAGGCGATCCGCCCCGAAGCCGCGCTGCTGTATCGCCTGATGGGCGACTTCAACCCGCTGCATGCCGACCCGGCAGTCGCCAAGGCAGCCGGTTTCGAGCGTCCGATCCTGCACGGCCTGGCCAGCTACGGGCTGGTCGCGCATGCACTGGTGCGCCAGTGCGCGGACCACGATCCGTCCCGCCTGCGCGCGCTGGATATCCGCTTCACCGCGCCAGTGTTTCCGGGCGAGACGCTGGTCACCGAGATCTGGCGCACGCCGGACCATCCCAACCACTTCCAGGTGCGTGCCCGCGTGGCCGAGCGCGACAAGGTAGTGCTCAGCCACGGCTGGGCCGAGATCGCCTGA
- a CDS encoding acetyl-CoA hydrolase/transferase family protein yields the protein MHPATVDNNNLAAALQALLHPGDHIWWGQATAEPLTLTRALVGQRHALAKGGRLSVFVGIGQSDTLQPAQADVIDFVGYAASGPHRALARAGVLDIVPSHYSHLPGLIRDGALRADVVLVQVSPPDEEGRYSMGLVHEYIPAALDRARVIVAEVNPEVPWTYGSRHLTADEFDLLVDAAHAPISLDRSAPGPAEQAIARHIAGWVEDGATLQMGIGNLPEAVVAALHDRRDLGLHSGAVGDGIAALAEAGVLTNARKSIDTGIGIGGILMGSERLRRWAHRNPTLQLRETSYTHHPEVLASIDKFTAINSAIEVDLTGQVNAEVAAGVYVGAVGGAVDFLRGAARSRGGLPIVALPATAKGASRIVAQLSGPVSTPRSDAGLIVTEYGVADLRGQTLSQRVRRMLDIAAPEHREDLERQAHALLRQCGAVFVATGGTA from the coding sequence ATGCATCCCGCAACCGTGGACAACAACAACCTGGCCGCCGCGCTGCAGGCACTGCTGCACCCCGGCGACCATATCTGGTGGGGCCAGGCCACCGCCGAGCCGCTGACGCTGACGCGCGCGCTGGTCGGGCAGCGTCACGCGCTCGCTAAAGGTGGCAGGCTCAGCGTGTTTGTCGGCATCGGCCAGTCCGACACGCTGCAGCCGGCGCAGGCCGACGTGATCGACTTCGTCGGCTACGCCGCCAGCGGCCCGCACCGTGCGCTGGCCAGGGCCGGCGTGCTGGACATCGTGCCCAGCCACTATTCGCACCTGCCCGGCCTGATCCGCGACGGCGCGCTGCGCGCCGACGTAGTGCTGGTACAGGTGTCGCCGCCCGACGAGGAAGGCCGCTACAGCATGGGCCTGGTGCATGAGTACATTCCCGCGGCGCTCGACCGGGCCCGCGTGATTGTCGCCGAGGTGAACCCGGAAGTGCCATGGACCTATGGCAGCCGCCACCTCACCGCGGACGAGTTCGACCTGCTGGTCGATGCCGCGCATGCGCCGATCAGCCTTGACCGCAGCGCTCCCGGCCCGGCGGAACAGGCGATCGCCCGCCATATCGCGGGCTGGGTCGAGGATGGCGCAACGCTGCAGATGGGCATCGGCAACCTGCCCGAGGCCGTGGTGGCCGCGCTGCACGACCGCCGCGACCTCGGCCTGCACAGCGGCGCGGTCGGCGACGGCATTGCCGCGCTGGCCGAGGCCGGTGTGCTGACCAATGCGCGCAAGAGCATCGATACCGGCATTGGCATCGGCGGCATCCTGATGGGCAGCGAGCGCCTGCGCCGCTGGGCCCACCGCAACCCGACGCTCCAGCTGCGCGAGACCAGCTACACGCATCATCCCGAGGTGCTGGCCAGCATCGACAAGTTCACGGCGATCAATTCGGCGATCGAGGTTGACCTGACCGGCCAGGTGAATGCCGAAGTGGCGGCTGGCGTTTATGTCGGCGCGGTTGGCGGCGCGGTGGACTTCCTGCGCGGCGCCGCGCGCAGCCGCGGTGGCCTGCCCATCGTCGCCCTGCCCGCGACCGCCAAGGGCGCGAGCCGCATCGTGGCGCAACTGTCGGGCCCGGTCAGCACGCCGCGCTCGGATGCCGGCCTGATCGTCACCGAATACGGCGTCGCCGACCTGCGCGGCCAGACCCTGTCGCAGCGCGTGCGCCGCATGCTGGACATCGCCGCGCCGGAACACCGGGAAGACCTGGAGCGCCAGGCCCACGCCCTGCTGCGCCAGTGCGGCGCGGTTTTCGTTGCCACCGGGGGCACGGCCTGA
- a CDS encoding acetyl-CoA C-acetyltransferase produces the protein MRRAAIVTPLRTPVGTFGGSLRPVSVEELAATTVRAVVERSGIDPARIDDVVFAQSYANSEVPCVGRWAALQAGLPVEVPGMQLDRRCGGGLQAIVTASMMVQSGAADVVIAGGVESMSNIEYYTTDMRWGSRSGNVKFYDRLDRGRERSQPVERFGKISGMIETAENLARDYGISREQADAFSVRSHERAAAAWESGRFDAEIVPVQVPQRKGDPVTFARDEGFRPGTSMESLGKLRALTPNGTVTAGNASQQNDASAACLIVAEDKLAELGLTPMATLVGWAAAGCEPSHMGIGPVPAVKKLLKRLNLTLDQMDLVELNEAFACQVLAVLKGWEWNDQDAIEQKLNVNGSGISLGHPIGATGVRILATLLHELQRRGGRYGLETMCIGGGQGIAAVFERC, from the coding sequence ATGCGCCGAGCCGCAATCGTCACCCCCCTCCGTACTCCCGTCGGCACCTTCGGCGGCAGCCTGCGCCCCGTGTCCGTCGAGGAACTGGCCGCCACCACCGTGCGCGCCGTGGTCGAACGCAGCGGCATCGACCCCGCCCGCATCGACGACGTGGTCTTTGCCCAGTCCTACGCCAACAGCGAAGTGCCCTGCGTGGGCCGCTGGGCCGCGCTGCAGGCTGGCCTGCCGGTCGAAGTGCCGGGCATGCAGCTGGACCGCCGCTGCGGCGGCGGCCTGCAGGCCATCGTCACGGCGTCGATGATGGTGCAGAGCGGCGCTGCCGACGTGGTCATCGCCGGCGGCGTCGAGAGCATGAGCAATATCGAGTACTACACCACCGACATGCGCTGGGGCTCGCGCTCGGGCAACGTGAAGTTCTACGACCGCCTCGACCGCGGCCGCGAGCGTTCGCAGCCGGTCGAGCGCTTCGGCAAGATCTCCGGAATGATCGAGACCGCCGAGAACCTGGCGCGCGACTACGGCATCAGCCGCGAGCAGGCCGACGCGTTCTCCGTGCGCAGCCACGAGCGCGCAGCGGCGGCGTGGGAATCGGGCCGTTTCGACGCCGAGATCGTGCCGGTGCAGGTGCCGCAGCGCAAGGGCGACCCGGTCACGTTCGCGCGTGACGAGGGCTTCCGTCCCGGCACCTCGATGGAAAGCCTGGGCAAGCTGCGCGCGCTGACGCCCAATGGCACCGTCACGGCCGGCAACGCCAGCCAGCAGAACGATGCCTCGGCCGCCTGCCTGATCGTGGCCGAAGACAAGCTGGCCGAACTGGGCCTGACCCCGATGGCGACGCTGGTGGGCTGGGCCGCCGCGGGCTGCGAGCCGTCGCACATGGGCATCGGCCCGGTGCCGGCGGTGAAGAAGCTGCTCAAGCGCCTGAACCTGACGCTTGACCAGATGGACCTGGTGGAACTGAACGAAGCCTTTGCCTGCCAGGTGCTGGCCGTGCTGAAGGGCTGGGAATGGAACGACCAGGACGCGATCGAGCAGAAGCTCAACGTGAACGGCTCGGGCATCTCGCTGGGCCACCCGATCGGCGCCACGGGCGTGCGCATCCTGGCCACGCTGCTGCACGAACTGCAGCGCCGTGGCGGCCGCTATGGCCTGGAAACCATGTGCATCGGCGGCGGCCAGGGCATCGCCGCGGTGTTCGAGCGCTGCTGA